A stretch of Lactuca sativa cultivar Salinas chromosome 6, Lsat_Salinas_v11, whole genome shotgun sequence DNA encodes these proteins:
- the LOC111883178 gene encoding probable polygalacturonase At3g15720, giving the protein MINRKVFIGNEWRGHGKCNQNTRLELPASTDFKEMGFLMAVLLSLSCLSFGSKITSVATYDVTSYGAKGDGNTDDSSAFLRAWDDLCGDMSPEPTLIIPSDKTFLINPVAFSGPCKSPTVNIKLLGNITAPKTLDGWKGCINNNFWIHFTSVQGLKIQGPGQIDGQGSIWWKKGQTKTNACNRPTALHFNSCNGLQLSGTRHINSPMLHISINGCEGVDVGNIQIFAPGDSPNTDGIDISYSSHVNIHDSNIQTGDDCVAINGGTYDINVTRVFCGPGHGISIGSLGENGGHDTVEQVRVENCNISGTTNGLRIKTVPYGTGYARGIVFQDIHLVNVENPIIIDQHYCTNSENSDCPAPPDASAVKVSDVTYTNIYGSSATKQAITFNCSGKYNCTEIVTNEVGITGLNEISYCQNTQGKFIDTTPPINCY; this is encoded by the exons ATGATTAACAGAAAAG TATTTATAGGAAATGAATGGAGGGGGCATGGCAAGTGTAATCAAAACACAAGATTAGAGTTACCTGCTTCAACTGATTTCAAAGAAATG GGTTTCTTGATGGCAGTCTTGTTGAGCTTGTCTTGTTTATCATTTGGCTCGAAAATCACAAGTGTTGCCACCTACGATGTAACATCTTATGGTGCAAAAGGAGATGGAAATACAGATGACTCCAGT GCTTTCCTTCGAGCATGGGACGATTTATGTGGAGATATGTCGCCAGAACCGACATTGATAATTCCATCAGACAAGACATTTTTGATAAACCCGGTGGCATTCAGTGGTCCATGCAAATCCCCAACTGTAAATATTAAG CTATTGGGTAACATCACTGCACCGAAGACTCTCGATGGATGGAAAGGTTGCATTAACAATAACTTTTGGATACACTTCACATCCGTGCAAGGACTCAAGATCCAAGGACCTGGTCAGATTGATGGCCAGGGATCCATTTGGTGGAAAAAG GGACAAACTAAAACCAATGCATGCAATCGCCCAACT GCTTTACACTTTAATTCTTGTAACGGCCTTCAGTTGAGTGGTACAAGACATATCAACAGCCCAATGCTACATATTAGTATCAATGGTTGTGAAGGTGTAGATGTTGGAAATATTCAAATTTTTGCTCCTGGAGACAGCCCCAATACTGATGGGATAGACATCAGTTATTCTTCCCATGTTAATATCCATGATTCTAACATTCAAACTG GTGATGATTGTGTCGCTATAAATGGTGGCACGTATGATATTAATGTAACAAGAGTGTTCTGTGGACCTGGTCATGGGATAAG TATCGGAAGCCTTGGGGAAAACGGTGGTCATGACACAGTTGAACAAGTTCGTGTAGAAAATTGTAACATCTCAGGAACAACAAATGGGTTACGAATCAAAACGGTGCCG TATGGAACGGGGTATGCTAGGGGGATTGTATTTCAGGACATTCATCTGGTAAATGTtgaaaatccaattataattgaTCAACATTACTGCACAAATTCTGAAAATTCGGATTGCCCCGCACCG CCAGATGCATCGGCTGTAAAAGTGAGCGATGTTACGTATACGAATATATATGGGTCATCGGCAACAAAGCAAGCTATTACTTTCAATTGCAGTGGAAAGTACAATTGTACTGAAATTGTAACAAACGAAGTTGGCATAACAGGACTTAATGAAATTTCTTACTGCCAAAACACTCAAGGAAAATTTATTGATACCACCCCTCCTATTAATTGTTATTAG